One window of Hymenobacter sublimis genomic DNA carries:
- a CDS encoding TMEM175 family protein: MAQSSSHAPPLAYTEVAGQSLRRIESLSDGVFSIAMTLLVLNLRVPAAALVRTEADVGPALRALLPSIGGYVLGFLSLGIFWVCQSTQFTYLARSDRRLAWWHIAFLLVVGLLPFSTAFLTTHFPLRGAVLVYWANLLLLGGALLGSYRYAQRHGLLRPEHAAVGRALVRRLGLMQVQYAAAAGLCLLSVPAGAGLLLLVQLNYALGLVADRWLGD; encoded by the coding sequence ATGGCCCAGTCTTCGTCCCACGCACCGCCCCTGGCCTACACTGAAGTAGCGGGCCAGAGCCTGCGCCGCATCGAGTCACTCAGCGACGGCGTGTTTTCCATCGCCATGACCCTGCTCGTGCTCAACCTGCGGGTGCCGGCCGCCGCCCTCGTGCGCACCGAGGCCGACGTGGGACCGGCCCTGCGGGCGCTGCTGCCCAGCATCGGGGGCTACGTGCTGGGGTTTCTCTCGCTGGGCATTTTCTGGGTGTGCCAGAGCACGCAGTTCACCTACCTGGCGCGCAGCGACCGCCGGCTGGCCTGGTGGCACATTGCCTTTCTGCTGGTGGTGGGGCTGCTGCCCTTTTCCACGGCGTTTCTCACCACCCATTTTCCCCTGCGCGGGGCCGTGCTGGTGTACTGGGCCAACCTGCTGCTGCTGGGCGGGGCGTTGCTGGGCAGCTACCGCTACGCCCAGCGCCACGGACTGCTGCGGCCCGAGCACGCGGCCGTGGGCCGGGCCCTGGTGCGCCGCCTGGGCCTGATGCAGGTGCAGTACGCGGCAGCGGCGGGCCTGTGCTTGCTCAGCGTGCCGGCCGGGGCGGGGCTGCTGCTGCTGGTGCAGCTTAACTACGCGTTGGGCCTGGTGGCCGACCGCTGGCTGGGCGACTGA